TCGGTGGCGAGCACGACCCCCTCGTCGGCGACGATGCCGACCGTGGTCGTGCCGGTCTTGAATTCCTCGGGGGTACTCTCGGATGTACCCTTACCTGAAGTGAATCCTTCCATACTCACCCACTAGGAGGGGGGCCTTCATATACTCTTTCGAATATCCGGATTCGCCCGCTGACAAAAGGGCTATACGCGCTGATGGGAGGTGCCCGAGGTTAAGTGGTCGCCGGGCGAACCACCTGTATGGCAATCGACCCGCAGTTCGAGCAGTCACGAGAGGTGGTCGAGGAACACGACGGACACCGCGTGTGGGGACCAGTCGAGGAGCCCGAGGAGCTGGGCATCCACGGCACCCACGTCGCCGTCGACTTCGATATCTGTCTGGAGGACGGCGCGTGTCTGGAGGACTGTCCCGTCGACGTGTTCGAGTGGGTCGACACGCCGGGCCACCCCGAGTCCGAGCGCAAGGCCGACCCCGCGAACGAGTCGCAGTGTATCGACTGTATGCTGTGTGTTGACGTGTGTCCCGTCGACGCCATCGACGTGGACCCCGGCCGAGAGAACCGCATCTGAGCGCGGAGATACTGTTTTCACTCTCGGAACCCTCTCTCGGGTATGACCGCGCCGACTCGTGTCGTCTACGCTGGGACGACGGCTGAGAGCCCTCCCGAGGGTGTTACCGACGCGTTCGACGTGGAGGTCGCGACCGAACACGACGCCGTCATCACCGCGGTGGCGACCGCCGACTGTCTCGTCGTCGCCGACATCGACTCGCCGCTCTCGCTCGTCGCGTCCGTGCGCACGGTGTCGTCGCTGCCCGTCGTCCTCTACGGCGACGGCGACGAGCGGTTCGTCAGCGACGCCGTCTCCGTCGGCATCAGCGAGTACGTCGCCCGGAGCCGCGACGGCGACGCGGCGAGACTGGCGACAGCGATAGCCGACGTCGTCGCCGACAGACTGGGGACGGCGCTGCTCCAGACCGCCCTCGACCGCTCGCCAATCGGGACGCTCATCCTCGACAGCGAGCGCCGAATCACGTGGGCGAACGACGCCGTCTGTGACTACTTCGGCCTCGACCGCGAGACGATTGTCGGGCGGTCGAAGCCGGAGCTCCTGCGGGAGGATATGGCCGACGTGCTCGCGCCGGGCCAGACGTTGACGCGCGACGTGCTGGCCAGCTACGACGCCGGCGAGGATATCGAGCGCTTGGAGCTACACGTCACGGGAGGGTCGGTCCCCGAGCGGTGGCTGGACTACTGGAGCATCCGGCTCACACCGGGAGACCAGCCCAGCCCCCGCGTCGAGCAGTTCTACGACATCACCGAGCGCAAGCGGCTCGAAGCCGAACTCTCCTCGGAGCTCGACGCGCTCGAACAGCTCTATGAGGTGTCGGCGAGCGACCGACCGTTCCGCGAGAAGGTGACCGAGCTGCTCGAATACGGCACGGAGCGGATGGACGCGAGCATCGGAGCACTCAATCAGATCGACGGCGACGTACAGCGGAACGTCGTGGCCGTCGGCGACGGCGCGGCGTCGATACCAACCGTGACGCCGGCCAACGAGGCGTTCTGTCGCCGGACCGTCGAGAGCGACGGTCTCGTCGCGGCCAAGAACACCGCCGACGAGTTCGGCGACGACACGGCCGTCGAGCGGTGGGGAGCAGTCTGTTACATCGGCGGCAAGGTCGTCGTTGACGGCGAGCCGTTCGGGTCGCTGTGTTTCATGGACGGCGAACCCAAGAGCCGGGAGTTCTCCGCGTTCGACGAGACGTTCGTCCGCCTGCTCGCGCGGTGGGTGAGCTACGAGCTAGAGCGCGAACAGGCTGCCGCGGAGCTGGCGCGGGAAAACGAGCGGCTCGAACGGTTCGCGTCGGTCGTGAGCCACGACCTCCGGTCCCCGCTGTCGGTGGCGACGGGCTACATGCAGATGGCCTACGAAGACGGCGACGAGGACGCCTACGAGCGCGTCGTCAACTCGCTCGAACGCATGGACGACATCA
This portion of the Halosegnis longus genome encodes:
- a CDS encoding 4Fe-4S dicluster domain-containing protein, with the translated sequence MAIDPQFEQSREVVEEHDGHRVWGPVEEPEELGIHGTHVAVDFDICLEDGACLEDCPVDVFEWVDTPGHPESERKADPANESQCIDCMLCVDVCPVDAIDVDPGRENRI
- a CDS encoding PAS domain-containing sensor histidine kinase, whose translation is MTAPTRVVYAGTTAESPPEGVTDAFDVEVATEHDAVITAVATADCLVVADIDSPLSLVASVRTVSSLPVVLYGDGDERFVSDAVSVGISEYVARSRDGDAARLATAIADVVADRLGTALLQTALDRSPIGTLILDSERRITWANDAVCDYFGLDRETIVGRSKPELLREDMADVLAPGQTLTRDVLASYDAGEDIERLELHVTGGSVPERWLDYWSIRLTPGDQPSPRVEQFYDITERKRLEAELSSELDALEQLYEVSASDRPFREKVTELLEYGTERMDASIGALNQIDGDVQRNVVAVGDGAASIPTVTPANEAFCRRTVESDGLVAAKNTADEFGDDTAVERWGAVCYIGGKVVVDGEPFGSLCFMDGEPKSREFSAFDETFVRLLARWVSYELEREQAAAELARENERLERFASVVSHDLRSPLSVATGYMQMAYEDGDEDAYERVVNSLERMDDIIDDVLAVTRQGGEVTDPTTVDLAALARSAWEVTDADAATLTADSVTVEGDADRLQRLFENLFRNAVEHGGATEIRVGPLDDEDGFYVEDDGSGIPAEDREQVFDDGFTTSDSGTGFGLAIVKAAAEAHGWEPSVTESASGGARFEFTPRTSSIYA